The DNA segment taaataataggctatataaaacacaaaaacaatataatataaagaaataaaaacatggATAAcgataataattttataattaaaagcTCTTaacattatttcatatatatatagaaatgttTGGTAAATTACAAAGCGAAaggtgttttaaaataaaatctattaaaataacaaagggtattaatgtgtatatgtatatacaaatttCAAAGAGAACACATGTAAGTTCCTAAAGAACGATAATGTGTAGatttaatgaaatatatatatatgccgaATATATGTACTAATATAGGCAAATGGAAAGATAATTTTATGGAAAACATGTGTGTATAAACAAAATGTATTATCGTGACAAAGTATATGCTAAAATACATAATTAGAATAAAACATTGTATGTATGAAGCATTAGGATTTTTCGTAAAACATATATATGCCTAATAACACTAAAGAAATAAACATTCAAGATATACGAAGTATGATAATAATCTtacaaaaaaacaaatttataacACTAAAAAGTTTGTCATAGCTGCTTAAAAATATACTagtaagtaaataaaagaaattataaagttataaaataaaagacctaattaaaattaaactaaaacacacaaggtaaaattgaaaataaacaaaaacggtGGAGGGACCAATAGTCCATGCGCGGAAACAGCTAGggactaaaactgacaatatacCAGATCCCAAAAGGCTATATTCAAGCCCGGGTCCATTTGTAAACGTGTATAAATTACatagctaaattaataaaaataaaaaaataaatgagagcCAAACGAAACATGGTGTAACAGGGAGGGACCGATGCTGTAAATAGACCCTCTTCGCGAAAACGCGCAGGTCGTCGGGGCATCTAAACGGATCGGGTCGGGGCTCCATCCGACGACGTCGTTTTTGAGCCATTGTAATGGGCTTGAAACGGCATCGCTTTTAACCCTTTAAAAGGGCTGAAGACTGAGTCATTCGGCTGAACCCTAGCCTCTTCCCCTCTCTCGTTGCTTAATCGACCTCCAAGTGCTCATTTTAGCACTAATTCGTCACTACGAGCGACGGTCTGCGCATCCGAGCCCTAAAAGAGGGGTTTTCGCCTTTGAAACCCCTATTCAGACTTCGATTTCGACGAAGTAAAAGGGGGGACGACGGTTAGCTTCGCAAGGTAAGCTCCTCTTTCACCGTTCCTTTGTTCATCTCTTTATTTTCAAAACGATAATGGTGAATGACCCTCAAACCAGAAACACAATGATATATGGAAAACTAAGAGGATTCGAGGAAGAAAAGAAATCACCTCTGCTTTTTTTTGTGCGTATTCGTATTGCTTGTGTTCGTAAAAAAAGCTCTCTTTACAGTATCTGTTTGTATATTTTTGTTGCGTAAATGTGCGTCCCCTCCATTACAATGAACATTTTCTGGCTTTATATCTGAAacgaaagaaaaacaaataaaagaaaaataatattttctctTTTGTCTCTATTTATTGCTGTGTTTGTCTTGTTCGCAAGTACGGAGCAGAGGACATGCGCTGGCAAATTGGTGCGGGGCGTACGGGGTGGTGCTGGCGTGTGTACGGGAGCATGCGTGGCGCCAAGAGGAGTGTACGGTGCCTGGAGGCTGCTGAGGTTGCTGCGACTCGAGGACCCCTTTTGCCCTAGGGTTTGCCAAAGCTGAGCATGGGTTTCGGGCTGTTTGGGTCTGTTCCAGTTAGTAGGCCCTTATATTTGGGCTATGGGGCTACTGGTTTTTTGTAATTGGACTAAAGTATTTAAGGGACTgttataattttgtttaatttatgtttttttttttggtttatttgggCCGGACAAATTTGGcccattacagctgcccctctttgctcattgtcgtggaacgataatagagcaaagactataaatgGGCCAATTTTGCCAGGGCCCACTGAGCTTCGACTTCTTGGTGCTTtttttcttcaagtagcctcaatatgctccgctgcaacttcagggagacatgGTTCGTGTGTTTCtatcctgctctactgcaacttcagagagataaggattgTGACTTTGattttgctccactgcaacttcaaggagacgAAATCTTGCAATCTTCAGCCTGTtgccctactacttagggggtttaAGGCTCGTTTTCTCCGATCTGCTCCACTGGAGACGAGATCTGCAATcgtcagcctactccactacaactttagggagctaggGCAATAGTCTaaatctacttcactgcaacATCAGGAAGCCTAGATTCACCGTCtttgatctgttccactgcaatccCAGGGAAACAAAATCTATATTtctcagcctactccactacaactttagggagctaggttagtgacttaaatctgcttcactgcaacttcaagaagttaagattcgtcgtcttcgatctgctccactgcaacttcagggaaacgaGATCTAaaatttcaacctactccactacaactttagggagctaggtTAGTAACTTAAATCTGCttcgctgcaacttcaggaagtCAAGATTCGTTGTCtttgatctgttccactgcaacttcagggaaacgaGATCTAAAAttttaacctactccactgcaactttaaggagcTAGGTTAGTGACTTAAATCTGCttcgctgcaacttcaggaagtCAAGATTCAttgtcttcgatctgttccactgcaacttcagggaaacgaGATCTAAAAttttaacctactccactacaactttaaggAGCTAGGTTAGTGACTTAAATCTGCttcgctgcaacttcaggaagtcaagatttgtcgtcttcgatctgcttcactgcaacttcagggaagcAGCATCTTTAGGATTCGCCAATGTCACTACACTGTCTTCCAAAGACATGATTTGTAGAATTGGTTTCCTGTATCAAGCAATTAAGATGCTATGATCGAGATGAATCAAATGTCCCTAACTAGATGTGGCGTTTATGTCAGATAATTagaatgctatgatcgaaatgaatcaagtACTCCTAACTAAATGAATGATTATGAATGTAGAAGTGCTATGAGAATAATCCCTCTTTAAACGCTTAAGGTATTATTGCTCATGATTCATTCGGGTTCTGTCTTTGATGTGCTATCGCGTCTTCTTACTTAGCCGTTATCTCTGACAGGAAATTTGAAGAAATAGTCCTAATTTGGATTTCTCTTTTTCCAATATTTTCCAACTTTGAACCTGGTTAGTCCTGACTAGTGGCCctgtttcaggtcattgtactatttagagactttccagagtaatatgcataacGTCTTTTGTGTGAATATTACATgtccaaaaattttgatttcaacaaaaatgctcgaaagaaattatcataatggacaaatgtcattttattaaacaaaatttttatatgaatacatAGGAATATGAATCTGATAAGGtgcaaaaaatgagaaaaaagtgccccagatatcgcagtatGAGTTTCACTATTCTAATTTCTCAAAGGCTCATTCGAACCAAATGTGTATTCAGGAGATTCTGCATATTTTGTTGATGCTCCAAGGTGTATTGTTCTTCTGTCTTGTTGATTTTGGAAGGACAATACTACCATATGCcccatattcaaaatttgagctgcccattttcgggttttcaactcaaaagccCCTTTGGttccaaagtgccctttgcgggttttaaCCTTGGCCTCtccggttttttttttttttgaaaatctcagAGCggcctttgcgggttttcactctgGCCCCTCTTCTTTCAGGTAAAATACTTCTTGACTAAATCCAAGTTtacaggattgggcaagtttCTACCGTCCATCTCGGTTAGGATCAATGCTCCTCCAGAGAAAGTTTTCTTCACCACGTAAGCccgcatcattcgtttttggtacatctgaccatgacgaatagcttttagccttttttCCTCAATTAGGTTCAATTGATCATATCAAGATTGGATCCACTCGGCTTCTTCCAATTTTAACTCCGACAACACTCGAAGGGACGGGATCTCGACTTCGATCGGCAACACTGCCTCCATTCCgtagaccaaagaaaaaggggttGTCCCAGTTGAGGTTTTGACTGATGTTCGATACGCAAAGAgggcaaatggtagcttctcatgcCAGTCTATGTAGGTTTCGGTCATCTttcccacaatcttcttaatgtttttattggccgcttccactgccccattcatcttcaggcgatatggtgacgagttgtgatgtctgatcttgaattgactgcagacttccGCTATCGTACtgttgttcaagtttaatgcattgtcagatatgatcctctccgacattccatatcgacatatgatctcctttttcaaaaacttgctcACTACCGATTTTGTCACACTAGCATACGaagcagcttctacccatttggtgaaatagtcgataaccacaaagatgaaccgATGCCCATTGAAAGCTTTCGGCGATATtggtccaatcacatccatgccccacatagagaatggCCATGGAGAAACCATGACATGCAgcggtgaaggaggcacatgaattttgtctccgtagatttggcacttatggcatcTCTTAGCGTAGTTgacacagtctccttccatggtggaccaatagtacccgaatctcataattctCCTGGCtattgtaaagccattagcgtgtgtcccaTAGACACCTTCAtagacttcttccaagattttcttagcctctacagcgtctacacatcttagtagcacttgatcctttcttcttttgtataggatatcCCCATCTAGGACATAGTCGATGGCCAATCTTCTTAgcattcttttgtcattctcgcttGCCTGGTCcgggtattcacgattcttcacgtattgcaatatatcgtgataccaagggtgatcatctttcTCTTCGTCTTCTTCAATATTGTAACAGTGGGCCGGAACttcataaatactcatctggatgGGTTTGACGTCTTCTTGTctgttcaccttgatcatggaggctaaggtagccaaagcatcagccatctgattttcgtctcgtggAAGGTAGTGGAAGGTGATGTTATCAAACTCTTTATCCAATTCAAGGACCAGTTTTCGATAATCGATCAATTTGGGGTCTTTGGTCTTCCATTctcctttgagttgataaatcactagcgcaGAATCCCCACACacctctagcactttaatcttacgTTCTATGGCTGcgcggatacccatgatgcacgcttcatattccgccatgttattcgtacaatcaaaatccaatttactagtgaatggataatAATCTCTGTTTGGGGATACTAAGACGGCCCCGATTCTATTGCTCACGGCATTTGATGCCCCATCAAAGTTTAGTTTCTAAGGAAGTTCTTCCAGAGCACATTCTTCAGTGGTAGCAACACACATTAGGTCTTCATTcgggaagtcaaagttcaaagaCTCGTAGTCTTCCAAAGCTCTACTAGCcaaaaaatctgctattgcactcccttttactgcCTTCTGATTCACATAAACTATGTCGAATTCGGAGAGCAGaatctgccatcgggccatctttccattcaaagctgttgactccatcatgtactttaaggGGTCCaattttgagatgagccaagtggtgtgatacaacatatactgcctcagccttcgggttgtccaaattagggcacaacacaacttctctatCGGCGGGTACCTTGTCTCACATTCTGTGAACTTTTTACTAAGATAGTAAATGGCCTTCTCTTTCCTTCCTGACTATCGTGCtgacccaatacgcatcccatggagttTTCGAATACCGCCAAATACAGTATCAACAGCTTATCGGGGTTAGATGGCATCAGCACCAGGGCGTTGGATAAGTACTGTTTTACCTTGTCGAAAGCCctttggcattcttcatcccattcgcctgggttatgtttcttgaggaggcgaaaaacagggtcacatttctcggtcagttgtgaaatgaaccgagcaatgtaatttaatcttcctagaaagcctgaaacttctttttgagtgcgcGGCGGGGataactcttgtatggctttaaCTTTGTCTAGATCGATCTCAATCCCTTTCTCACtaaccacgaatccgagtaaCTTTCCAGACTTAGCTCCGAAGGTACATTTGGCTGGGTtgagttttagctggaacttcctcaacctcaagaacaatttcctcaagacttgtaTGTGCTACTTCTCTGTTTGAGactttgcgatcatgtcatcgaTATAAACCTCAATTtttttatgcatcatgtcgtgaaaaagggttaccatggctctttgataagtTTCCCCCGCAttcttcagtccaaacggcatcaccttgTAACAGAACGTGCCCCATATGGTTACAAACGtggttttctccatatcttcaagATACATCTTGATCTGGTTGTATCCCGAAAAACCGTCCATGAATGAAAACAGCGAATGTCTCACCGTGTTGTCCACTAGGGTGTCAATATGAGGTAGtgggaaattgtcttttgggctggcattattcaaatctctgtagtccacacacattcgcacttttccatctttcttagggacagggacgatgttggctacccaatctgagTATTTTACCACCTTTAAAAATCCAGCGTCAAACTGCTTTCGAaccttttcctttatttttagcaagacatcggGCCTCATTCTTTggagtttttgctgaactggcttacACTCTTCTTTTATAGGAAGTCGATGCACCACGATGTCAGTGTCcaacccgggcatatcttggtatgaccatgcgaagacatctttgaattcttgaagtaattcaatgaggtctcgcttcATTTCCGCAGTGATACATgttccgatcttcacctcttgtcCTTCTTCTAAGCTCACAATTTTGATTGATTCTTGgtgaggtaggatttgcttctcgtcttattctaccatcctcaacaaatcaggagataggttacagccttggtcatcttcaaaatcctgggAATCATCCATACACACATCTTGCTCGAAAGGAAATTCTGAGACGCTAGCAGTGTCACTCATATCATTAATATCTGGGGACCTGTTATGAGGACGAAGACAgatacaaagaatcaaaagaattcgaaacatttatttgtgtgatatgattatgaatgacaaatgaaagaatatttagaagAATGTTTCAAGAATAAAAGAATTCGAAAGTAATCATTTGTATGGTTACGAATGGAATTGAAAGGACGAGATAACATTTGCTCAAAAATGATAATAACCGTGTATTTTATTGAAACAACGTTTTTAAACAtcggcctatttcacaaaagatccTTAtcactcctaggcctagagcaataagtgtgttttggacattactctgaattcgttctaaaaactacaggatctcttccacagtccagTTGTCCAGAACACTTCCAAGTGTGTAGGGGCCAATGTCTAATAAACTTTCTCTTCCAGTCTCCTCTTCGTACATGACGTTGATGTCCAAGCTTTTCAGCCTTTCTTCTATAGCTCCCGTCATTGGCGTGTCTCTCTCGGGATGAATGATTCCCCCAAACACAAATGTTTTCGATATATGGGGGAATATCATTGGTTCCCACTTGATTTCCTCCCCCGTTAATCGAGCTCTCCTTCTTTCTTACTTCTTTTCTAGCTCCCTTCTTCTTTGTTTCGCATTCGGCTTAAATCCTAAGCCGAAGCAGTCTCTCTTTTCTTTCAGCATTGGCGTTTCGATCCTTCCTTGTAGATGTCTCCCAAGTCCCTTTCCGGGTAGGGCCCTTTTTCCAATCGTCAACTGGAGGCTCATCCTCGTGGTTTTGGACAATTTCGGCACCAGAATTTTGCTTTCCTCGACGATGAACGTCGCGTTAACAAATTCCAATGATCGAAATGAGCATTCGATTGCTTCGTCATCTTTCTCCAAATAGGGTGCATTATTGCTCACAGTTGCAATAATATCTTCTTCAGCCTTAATCGTTATCAACCTCCCCTCCAACACCAGCTTCAATTTTTGATGCAACGAGGAAGGCACTGCCCCAGCTGAATGTATCTAGGGCCTCCCCAACAAGCAATTGTttgagggcttgatatccatcacgaGAAAATCCATCTCATATGTGTTTGGCCCAATTTGAAGAGGTACCTCGATTCTGCCCATCACCTTTCTCTCCGTACCATCGAATGCCTTCACGATGTTCTGGCACTCCTTCATGTGAGAGCTGTCTATAGGTAATCTGTTCAGCATGGTCAATGGCAAGACGTTCAATGCCGGTCCATTGTCGATCAATACGCCTGGCAGCGTATACCCTTTACATCGTGTGGTGATATACAGAGCTTTAATCGACCCTATGCCCCCGGGTGGTATCTCGTCATCATTAAAGAAGATATAATTGTCGGCACTTATGTTGCTCACCAACCGGTCCAACTTGTTAACAGAGATATCATTGGCAACATATGTCTCGTTTAAGACTTTCATTAGTGCGCTACGATGAACTTCCGAGCTTAGAAGCAATGCCAGCACTGAAATGCGGGCTGGTTGTTTACGTAGCTGTTCCACCACACTGTATTCGCTatgctttaggaattttaaaaactccTTGGC comes from the Gossypium hirsutum isolate 1008001.06 chromosome A06, Gossypium_hirsutum_v2.1, whole genome shotgun sequence genome and includes:
- the LOC107963237 gene encoding uncharacterized protein, with product MTGAIEERLKSLDINVMYEEETGRESLLDIGPYTLGSVLDNWTVEEILSPDINDMSDTASVSEFPFEQDIKMYLEDMEKTTFVTIWGTFCYKVMPFGLKNAGETYQRAMILLSEFDIVYVNQKAVKGSAIADFLASRALEDYESLNFDFPNEDLMCVATTEECALEELP